In one Parageobacillus genomosp. 1 genomic region, the following are encoded:
- the pyrE gene encoding orotate phosphoribosyltransferase, which translates to MKKEIAAHLLEIGAVSLEPNEPFTWSSGLKSPIYCDNRLTLAYPNVRSAIADGLAALIRTHFSHAEVIAGTATAGIPHAAWVSERLNLPMCYVRSQAKGHGKGKQIEGKVEKGQKVVVVEDLISTGGSSLNAVRALREEGCQVLGVVAIFTYGLEKGKQAFAENNVEVHTLTDYGTLIETAVELGVVTEQDLATLRQWRENPEEWGK; encoded by the coding sequence ATGAAAAAAGAAATCGCTGCACATTTGCTTGAAATCGGTGCGGTATCGTTAGAGCCAAACGAACCGTTCACCTGGTCGTCTGGGTTGAAATCGCCGATTTACTGTGACAACCGGCTGACACTTGCGTATCCAAACGTACGAAGCGCGATAGCCGACGGGCTCGCTGCACTCATTCGCACCCATTTTTCACATGCCGAAGTGATCGCCGGAACGGCCACAGCCGGCATTCCACATGCCGCATGGGTCAGTGAACGGCTAAACCTGCCGATGTGCTACGTACGCAGCCAAGCGAAAGGCCACGGAAAAGGAAAGCAGATTGAAGGAAAAGTGGAAAAAGGGCAAAAGGTCGTTGTCGTTGAGGATTTAATTTCTACAGGCGGAAGTTCTTTGAATGCTGTTCGCGCATTGCGGGAAGAGGGCTGTCAAGTGCTTGGTGTTGTCGCCATTTTTACGTATGGATTGGAAAAGGGAAAACAAGCATTTGCGGAAAATAACGTGGAAGTGCATACACTGACGGATTACGGCACACTCATCGAAACCGCAGTCGAACTAGGTGTCGTGACAGAACAAGACCTCGCCACCTTACGCCAATGGCGGGAAAATCCGGAAGAGTGGGGAAAATAA
- a CDS encoding YicC/YloC family endoribonuclease, which produces MVYSMTGFGRSMKKNEQLAITVEMKSVNHRFCEISIRIPRQWMAFEDKIKKVILPYVRRGKVEVFVNIEGDGLVKRKLHIDWELMKDYYHSLQRANEEFALHDRVTLAHLFQLEGVTEIMEEESVNEDMEQLLLAAVKEAAEQLALMRKQEGEALLIDIKERLSQIEKGVQAIEKWAPDVVEHYRERLLKRIHELVPLPADESRILTEVAIFAEKADINEELKRIRSHLQQVAATLQTDEPIGRKLDFLVQELNREVNTIGAKANDSRIAAQVVEMKSALERIKEQVQNIE; this is translated from the coding sequence ATGGTTTATAGCATGACAGGTTTTGGACGCAGCATGAAAAAAAATGAACAGCTTGCCATTACAGTGGAAATGAAGTCGGTAAACCACCGTTTTTGTGAAATTTCCATCCGCATCCCTAGACAATGGATGGCTTTTGAGGATAAAATAAAAAAAGTCATTTTGCCGTACGTCAGACGAGGAAAAGTAGAAGTTTTTGTCAATATCGAAGGCGATGGTTTAGTCAAGCGGAAATTACATATTGATTGGGAATTAATGAAGGATTATTATCATAGCTTGCAAAGGGCGAATGAAGAGTTTGCTCTGCACGACCGTGTGACGCTTGCCCACTTATTTCAGCTCGAAGGCGTGACGGAAATTATGGAAGAAGAGAGCGTCAATGAAGACATGGAGCAGCTTTTGCTTGCCGCAGTGAAAGAGGCTGCTGAGCAACTTGCGCTCATGCGTAAGCAGGAAGGTGAGGCGCTCCTTATTGATATCAAGGAGCGGCTTTCTCAAATTGAAAAAGGGGTCCAGGCGATTGAGAAATGGGCGCCCGATGTGGTTGAACATTATCGCGAGCGGCTATTGAAACGGATCCATGAGCTTGTTCCACTTCCTGCCGATGAGTCCCGCATTTTAACAGAGGTGGCGATTTTTGCAGAAAAAGCGGATATTAATGAGGAGCTGAAGCGGATTCGCAGCCACCTTCAGCAAGTTGCCGCGACGTTGCAAACAGACGAACCAATCGGTCGGAAGCTTGACTTTTTAGTACAAGAGTTAAACCGTGAAGTAAATACGATCGGCGCAAAGGCGAATGACAGCCGCATCGCCGCGCAAGTCGTAGAGATGAAAAGCGCGCTTGAAAGAATAAAAGAGCAAGTGCAAAATATCGAGTAG
- a CDS encoding cation-translocating P-type ATPase, translated as MQWHTLATNEVAKETNTNLTTGLTAEEAKKRLKRFGYNELKEAKKQSALLVFLNQFKDFMVLVLLVATVISGLLGEYVDAVAIIVIVIMNGILGFFQERRAEKSLEALKQLSAPQATVLRDGEWVKIPSQELVVGDIIKFASGDRIGADVRLIEAKGLEIEESALTGESVPTAKSATPLMNENAAIGDLHNMAFMGTLVTRGSGVGIVIATGMKTAMGQIANLLQDTETVMTPLQRRLEQLGKILIVVALLLTVLVVVVGVIQGHGLYEMFLAGVSLAVAAIPEGLPAIVTIALALGVQRMIKKNAIVRKLPAVETLGCASVICSDKTGTMTENMMTVTHVWANGKTWTISGAGLETSGQFYENGRPIDIKKEKVLQQLLMFGMLCNGSQLKEKGGRRYIDGDPTEGALLVAAMKAGLAKERIENEFIVEQEFPFDSERKMMTVIVRDQSGRRFIITKGAPDVLLHISTQLYWNGREQTMTMAWRKTIQDVIQMMASQALRTIAVAYRPLHAHERITSEKEAEKNLVFLGIQGMIDPPRPEVKKAVQQCKEAGIKTVMITGDHVLTAKAIAKQLGVLPPNGRVMDGPTLARLSVDELEEVVDDIYVFARVSPEHKLKIVKALQRRGHIVAMTGDGVNDAPAIKAADIGVAMGRSGTDVAKEAASLVLLDDNFATIQAAIQEGRNIYENIRKFIRYLLASNVGEILVMLFAMLMALPLPLVPIQILWVNLVTDGLPAMALGLDRAEENVMKRPPRHPKEGVFARGLGWKIVSRGFIIGMVTLAAFITAYERSGNDLVYAQTVAFATLVMAQLIHVFDCRCERSIFDRNPFENIYLVGAVIISVLLLLVVIYYQPLQGIFHTMPIALFDWLLIIGLAALPTFLFSGSFLARK; from the coding sequence ATGCAGTGGCATACGCTCGCGACGAATGAGGTGGCGAAGGAAACAAACACCAATCTCACGACAGGCTTAACGGCGGAAGAAGCGAAAAAGCGTCTGAAGCGGTTCGGATATAACGAATTAAAAGAAGCAAAAAAACAGTCGGCGCTTTTGGTGTTTTTGAATCAGTTTAAAGATTTTATGGTGCTTGTGTTGCTGGTCGCTACCGTTATTTCGGGGCTCTTAGGCGAATATGTCGATGCGGTTGCCATCATTGTCATTGTCATCATGAATGGGATTTTAGGATTTTTCCAAGAACGGCGCGCCGAAAAATCGCTCGAAGCACTCAAGCAATTATCGGCGCCGCAGGCCACAGTGTTGCGTGACGGGGAATGGGTGAAAATTCCGTCGCAGGAACTGGTAGTCGGCGATATTATCAAGTTTGCAAGCGGAGACCGAATCGGTGCCGATGTCCGCTTAATCGAGGCGAAAGGATTGGAAATTGAAGAATCGGCGCTAACGGGTGAGTCGGTGCCGACGGCAAAATCAGCCACACCGCTTATGAATGAAAATGCGGCGATCGGTGATTTGCACAATATGGCGTTTATGGGCACGCTGGTGACAAGGGGAAGCGGCGTTGGCATTGTGATTGCGACGGGAATGAAAACGGCGATGGGGCAAATTGCGAACCTTCTTCAAGATACGGAAACAGTGATGACCCCGCTGCAGCGCCGGCTTGAGCAGCTAGGGAAAATTTTAATTGTCGTTGCCCTCTTGCTTACCGTTCTCGTTGTTGTAGTCGGCGTCATTCAAGGACACGGTTTGTATGAAATGTTTTTAGCCGGTGTTTCGCTAGCGGTCGCGGCGATCCCGGAAGGACTGCCGGCGATTGTCACGATTGCGCTCGCGCTTGGCGTGCAGCGGATGATCAAGAAAAACGCGATCGTTCGCAAGCTTCCGGCGGTGGAAACGTTAGGATGCGCCTCGGTGATTTGCTCGGATAAGACGGGAACGATGACGGAAAATATGATGACCGTTACGCATGTATGGGCAAACGGCAAAACGTGGACGATAAGCGGCGCCGGCTTGGAGACATCGGGGCAGTTTTATGAAAACGGGCGCCCAATCGACATCAAGAAAGAGAAGGTCTTGCAACAGCTGCTGATGTTTGGAATGCTTTGCAATGGCTCACAGCTGAAAGAAAAAGGGGGACGGCGCTACATCGACGGCGACCCGACCGAAGGCGCTTTGCTTGTCGCCGCGATGAAAGCCGGATTGGCGAAGGAACGCATCGAAAACGAATTTATCGTGGAGCAAGAATTTCCGTTTGATTCCGAGCGGAAAATGATGACGGTTATCGTGAGGGATCAAAGCGGACGCCGATTTATTATTACCAAGGGGGCGCCGGATGTATTACTGCATATTTCTACCCAACTATATTGGAACGGCCGCGAGCAAACGATGACAATGGCATGGAGAAAAACGATACAAGACGTGATTCAAATGATGGCGAGCCAGGCGCTCCGCACGATTGCGGTCGCTTATCGCCCGCTGCACGCGCACGAACGCATAACATCGGAAAAGGAAGCGGAAAAAAATCTTGTGTTTCTTGGCATTCAAGGAATGATCGACCCACCGCGGCCAGAAGTAAAAAAAGCGGTGCAGCAATGCAAGGAAGCGGGCATTAAAACGGTGATGATTACCGGCGATCACGTATTGACAGCAAAAGCGATCGCCAAGCAGCTTGGGGTGCTGCCGCCGAATGGAAGAGTGATGGACGGCCCAACGCTCGCACGCCTCTCGGTGGATGAACTTGAGGAAGTCGTCGATGATATTTACGTATTTGCCCGCGTTTCGCCGGAGCATAAATTAAAAATTGTGAAAGCACTCCAACGCAGAGGACATATTGTCGCCATGACGGGCGATGGTGTAAACGACGCACCGGCGATTAAAGCGGCCGACATCGGCGTGGCGATGGGGCGGTCAGGAACGGATGTGGCGAAAGAAGCGGCTTCGCTTGTGTTGCTAGATGATAACTTTGCGACGATACAAGCGGCGATTCAAGAAGGAAGAAATATTTACGAAAACATTCGCAAATTTATCCGCTATTTGCTCGCATCCAACGTCGGGGAAATTTTAGTGATGCTGTTTGCCATGCTGATGGCGCTGCCGCTTCCGCTTGTGCCGATTCAAATTTTATGGGTAAACCTTGTGACTGATGGCTTGCCGGCGATGGCGCTTGGGCTTGACCGCGCGGAGGAAAATGTGATGAAACGCCCGCCGCGCCATCCGAAAGAAGGTGTGTTTGCCCGCGGACTTGGCTGGAAAATTGTCAGCCGCGGCTTTATCATCGGGATGGTGACGCTGGCGGCATTTATAACGGCGTATGAACGAAGCGGAAACGACCTTGTTTATGCGCAGACGGTGGCGTTTGCGACGTTAGTGATGGCGCAGCTCATTCATGTGTTTGACTGCCGCTGCGAGCGTTCCATTTTTGACCGCAATCCGTTCGAAAATATATATCTTGTCGGTGCCGTTATTATATCGGTGTTGTTGTTGCTTGTCGTCATTTACTACCAGCCGCTGCAAGGAATTTTCCATACGATGCCGATCGCTCTGTTTGATTGGCTGCTCATCATTGGTTTAGCAGCACTTCCAACATTTTTGTTTTCCGGCTCGTTTTTGGCGAGAAAATAA
- the priA gene encoding primosomal protein N': MKIASVIVDVPSRQTDRPFDYMIPEQWEDILKPGMRVTVPFGPRRLQGFVVEVKSHSEVERLKPIEAVLDVTPVLNEELLKLGKYLTETTLCFAISAYQAMLPAAMKAKYEKEIHLVREEYRPFLPPEIQALFAGRSAVTWKEVEQVKLWRTVQKAVQQGYLEVVYQVKEKAGKKVVKHIQLAVPPHQIRQAIEAMPARAAKQKQVLTFLLSKNEAVPMQELIEQTSASYASVKSLVEKGLVVEKEIEVYRDPYEHRTFAKTKPLPLTAEQEKALSAIAKCVRANEHSVFLLYGVTGSGKTEVYMQAMEEVLRQGKEAIVLVPEISLTPQMVERFKGRFGSQVAVLHSGLSVGEKYDEWRKIHRKEVQLVVGARSAIFAPFENLGMIIIDEEHEASYKQEENPRYHARDVAIYRARLHGCPVVLGSATPSLETFARAKKGVYELLTLPKRISNNGMPDVHIVDMREELRSGNRSMFSRMLFEKLKERLHKGEQSVLFLNRRGYSTFVMCRDCGHVIRCPHCDISLTYHRAGQRLKCHYCGHEEPLMYRCPSCGSEHIRFFGTGTQKVEEELTKLLPEARVIRMDVDTTSRKGAHEQLLSKFGEGKADILLGTQMIAKGLDFPNVTLVGVLAADTMLHLPDFRASEKTFQLLTQVSGRAGRHELPGEVVIQSYTPEHYSIALAANHDYDTFYQREMMLRKMYGYPPFYYLTLITVSHQEITKAAAVTEKIAAYLRSQLSKEAIILGPVASPIARLHDRYRYQCMIKYKREANMTSVLKTIIDRYQHDVAQGDLSITIDTNPYMMM, translated from the coding sequence ATGAAAATAGCGTCTGTTATCGTTGATGTTCCTTCGAGACAAACAGATCGTCCGTTTGATTATATGATCCCGGAACAATGGGAAGATATTCTCAAGCCGGGCATGCGCGTCACCGTTCCGTTCGGTCCACGGCGCTTACAAGGGTTTGTGGTGGAGGTTAAATCGCACTCGGAAGTAGAGAGGCTGAAGCCGATTGAGGCCGTTTTGGATGTGACGCCGGTATTAAACGAAGAGCTGCTTAAGCTCGGAAAATATTTAACAGAAACGACGCTTTGCTTTGCCATTTCCGCTTATCAGGCGATGCTGCCGGCAGCGATGAAGGCGAAATACGAGAAGGAAATCCACCTCGTTCGGGAAGAATACAGGCCGTTTTTGCCGCCAGAAATACAGGCGCTGTTTGCCGGCCGTTCCGCCGTCACATGGAAGGAAGTCGAGCAGGTTAAATTATGGCGGACGGTGCAAAAAGCGGTTCAGCAAGGATATTTGGAAGTGGTGTACCAAGTCAAAGAGAAAGCGGGAAAAAAAGTAGTCAAACATATTCAATTAGCCGTGCCGCCGCACCAAATAAGACAAGCCATCGAGGCGATGCCTGCAAGGGCGGCGAAACAAAAGCAAGTGTTAACGTTCCTTCTTTCGAAAAACGAGGCGGTTCCGATGCAAGAGCTGATCGAACAGACATCCGCTTCGTATGCTTCGGTGAAATCGTTAGTCGAAAAGGGGCTCGTTGTCGAAAAAGAAATCGAAGTATACCGCGACCCGTATGAACATCGCACCTTTGCGAAAACGAAGCCGCTGCCGCTTACCGCCGAGCAAGAAAAGGCGCTTTCTGCGATCGCAAAATGCGTGCGCGCCAACGAGCATAGCGTATTTTTGCTGTATGGCGTGACGGGGAGCGGGAAAACGGAAGTATATATGCAGGCGATGGAAGAAGTATTGCGCCAAGGAAAAGAAGCGATCGTTCTCGTTCCGGAAATTTCGCTGACACCGCAAATGGTCGAACGGTTTAAAGGCCGTTTTGGCTCGCAAGTTGCGGTGCTTCACAGCGGGCTGTCTGTCGGCGAAAAATATGATGAGTGGCGGAAAATTCATCGCAAAGAGGTGCAGCTCGTCGTCGGCGCCCGCTCAGCGATTTTTGCTCCGTTTGAAAACTTGGGCATGATTATTATTGATGAAGAACATGAAGCGAGTTACAAACAGGAAGAAAATCCGCGCTATCATGCCCGCGATGTCGCGATTTACCGCGCCCGCCTGCACGGCTGTCCGGTCGTGCTCGGCAGCGCTACTCCTTCGCTTGAAACGTTTGCGCGCGCTAAAAAAGGGGTATACGAACTATTGACGTTGCCGAAACGAATCAGCAACAACGGAATGCCGGACGTTCATATCGTCGACATGCGCGAAGAGCTGCGGAGCGGCAATCGCTCCATGTTTTCGCGAATGTTGTTCGAAAAGCTGAAGGAACGCCTCCATAAAGGGGAGCAGTCTGTTTTATTTTTAAACCGTCGCGGCTATTCGACGTTTGTCATGTGCCGAGACTGCGGCCATGTCATTCGCTGTCCGCATTGTGACATTTCGCTGACATACCATCGTGCCGGACAGCGGCTGAAATGCCATTATTGCGGGCATGAAGAGCCGCTTATGTACCGCTGCCCATCATGCGGCAGCGAGCATATCCGTTTTTTCGGAACGGGAACACAAAAAGTGGAAGAAGAATTAACGAAATTGCTTCCCGAGGCGCGTGTCATTCGCATGGATGTCGATACGACAAGCCGAAAAGGTGCCCATGAACAGTTGCTTTCGAAATTCGGCGAAGGAAAAGCCGATATTTTGCTTGGCACGCAAATGATCGCCAAAGGGCTCGACTTTCCAAACGTGACGCTTGTCGGCGTGCTGGCGGCGGATACGATGCTCCATCTTCCTGATTTCCGCGCTTCGGAAAAAACGTTCCAGCTTCTGACGCAAGTAAGCGGACGTGCCGGACGCCATGAACTTCCCGGGGAAGTGGTGATTCAATCGTATACGCCAGAGCATTATAGCATTGCCCTTGCTGCCAACCACGATTATGACACTTTTTATCAGCGGGAAATGATGCTCCGCAAGATGTACGGTTATCCGCCGTTTTACTATTTGACGCTAATCACCGTATCGCATCAAGAAATTACGAAAGCCGCGGCGGTTACGGAAAAAATTGCCGCATACTTGCGGTCGCAGCTGTCGAAGGAAGCGATTATTCTCGGTCCCGTCGCCTCCCCGATTGCCCGCCTTCATGATAGATATCGCTACCAATGCATGATAAAATACAAGCGAGAGGCGAACATGACGAGCGTGTTAAAAACGATCATTGATCGCTATCAGCATGATGTTGCGCAAGGCGATTTATCGATCACGATCGATACAAATCCATATATGATGATGTAA
- the gmk gene encoding guanylate kinase: protein MSERGLLIVLSGPSGVGKGTVRKALFSQPDINLHYSISVTTRKPREGEVDGVDYFFKTREEFEQMIRENKLLEWAEYVGNYYGTPIDYVEKTLAEGKDVFLEIEVQGAMQVRKVFPEGLFIFLAPPSLSELEKRIISRGTESEELVRNRLEAAKEELEMMDAYDYVVENDKVELACERIKAIVIAEHCRRERVAKRYKKMLGVE, encoded by the coding sequence ATGAGCGAAAGAGGATTGTTGATTGTCTTATCAGGACCGTCTGGTGTCGGCAAAGGAACGGTGCGAAAAGCGCTGTTTTCCCAGCCGGATATTAATTTGCATTATTCCATCTCTGTCACGACGCGGAAACCGCGCGAAGGGGAAGTCGACGGCGTCGACTATTTCTTTAAAACGCGTGAAGAGTTTGAGCAAATGATTCGCGAAAACAAGCTGCTTGAGTGGGCGGAGTACGTCGGCAATTATTACGGAACGCCGATTGATTACGTGGAAAAAACGCTTGCAGAAGGAAAAGATGTATTTCTGGAAATTGAAGTGCAAGGCGCGATGCAAGTGCGCAAGGTGTTTCCGGAAGGTTTGTTTATTTTTCTCGCACCGCCGAGCTTAAGCGAACTGGAAAAGCGGATTATTTCGCGCGGCACCGAGTCGGAAGAGCTTGTCCGCAACCGCTTAGAGGCGGCAAAAGAAGAGCTTGAGATGATGGATGCGTATGACTATGTCGTCGAAAACGATAAAGTCGAACTCGCCTGCGAGCGAATTAAGGCGATTGTGATCGCCGAGCATTGCCGGCGGGAGCGCGTGGCCAAACGCTACAAAAAAATGTTGGGGGTGGAATGA
- a CDS encoding NFACT family protein, whose amino-acid sequence MSFDGVFTYAVVTELQQTLAGGRITKIHQPSANELVLQIRAYGRNYKLLLSAHPSYARVHLTNETYDNPAEPPMFCMLLRKHLEGSIIEAIRQVDFDRIIIIETKGRNEIGDIHTKQLMVEIMGRHSNIILVDKETNTIIDSIKHLSPAVNRYRTVLPGHEYIAPPSHGKINPLEATEETIVKKIDFHAGKLAEQLVTTFSGISPLFAKEAVFRAGLANRATLPKSFIALMDEVRAHRFAPAMYTNGEKEWFYVLPLTHLQAEAKAFATPSELLDRFYFGKAERDRVKQQAHDLERFIANEKAKNEKKLVKLKQTLEEAKQAEQYRLYGELLTANLYAIERGMKEIEVINYYDENGATVTIPLDPQKSPSENAQSYFQKYQKAKNSLNIVQEQIERTNEEIAYFDTLLQQLETAASKDVEEIREELIEQGYLRARATKQTKKQKQRKIELDRYVASDGTEILVGKNNKQNDYLTTKLAHKDEIWLHTKDIPGSHVVIRSKNPSEQTIIEAANLAAYFSKARQSSSVPVDYTRIRYVKKPSGAKPGFVIYENQQTIYVTPDEDLVIRMKKQ is encoded by the coding sequence ATGTCATTCGACGGAGTGTTTACCTATGCGGTCGTAACAGAATTACAGCAAACGCTCGCGGGAGGACGCATCACGAAAATCCATCAGCCGTCTGCCAATGAATTGGTCCTGCAAATCCGCGCGTACGGGCGAAATTATAAATTGCTGCTGTCGGCGCATCCGAGCTATGCGCGCGTTCATTTGACAAATGAAACGTATGACAATCCGGCTGAACCGCCGATGTTTTGCATGCTGTTGCGCAAACATTTGGAAGGAAGCATCATTGAAGCGATCCGCCAAGTGGATTTTGACCGGATTATCATCATCGAAACAAAAGGACGAAACGAAATTGGCGATATTCATACAAAACAATTAATGGTGGAAATCATGGGGCGGCACAGCAACATCATCTTGGTTGACAAAGAAACAAACACGATTATCGACAGCATTAAACATCTCTCTCCTGCCGTCAACCGCTATCGTACCGTGCTTCCCGGCCACGAATATATCGCGCCGCCGTCGCATGGAAAAATCAATCCGCTTGAAGCGACCGAAGAAACGATCGTGAAAAAAATCGATTTTCATGCCGGCAAACTAGCGGAACAGCTCGTCACTACATTTTCCGGGATCTCGCCGCTGTTTGCGAAAGAAGCGGTATTTCGCGCAGGGCTTGCGAATCGGGCGACACTGCCAAAAAGCTTTATCGCGTTAATGGATGAAGTGCGCGCGCATCGCTTTGCGCCAGCGATGTACACGAATGGCGAAAAAGAATGGTTTTACGTGCTTCCGCTTACCCACTTGCAGGCCGAAGCAAAAGCGTTTGCCACGCCAAGCGAACTATTGGACCGTTTCTACTTTGGCAAGGCTGAACGCGACCGCGTGAAGCAGCAGGCACACGACCTTGAACGGTTTATTGCCAACGAAAAAGCGAAAAACGAGAAAAAGCTAGTCAAACTTAAGCAAACATTAGAGGAAGCAAAACAAGCGGAACAATATCGGCTTTACGGGGAACTGTTGACCGCTAACCTGTACGCCATCGAGCGGGGGATGAAAGAAATCGAAGTGATCAACTATTACGACGAAAACGGCGCGACGGTGACGATTCCGCTTGATCCGCAAAAATCGCCATCGGAAAACGCACAAAGCTATTTTCAAAAATACCAAAAAGCAAAAAACTCGCTAAACATCGTCCAAGAACAAATCGAGCGCACGAACGAAGAAATCGCCTATTTCGATACGCTTCTCCAACAGCTCGAAACCGCCGCGTCAAAAGATGTCGAGGAAATCCGCGAGGAATTAATCGAACAAGGATATTTACGGGCGCGCGCCACCAAACAAACGAAAAAGCAAAAACAGCGCAAGATTGAGCTGGATCGCTATGTCGCAAGCGACGGCACGGAAATTCTCGTTGGAAAAAACAACAAGCAAAACGATTATTTAACGACAAAACTAGCGCATAAAGACGAGATTTGGCTGCACACGAAAGACATCCCTGGCTCGCACGTCGTCATTCGCAGCAAAAATCCATCCGAGCAAACGATCATCGAAGCTGCCAACCTCGCCGCCTACTTCAGCAAAGCTCGCCAATCGAGCTCCGTTCCCGTCGACTACACGCGCATCCGCTATGTGAAAAAACCGAGCGGCGCCAAGCCAGGCTTTGTTATTTACGAAAACCAGCAGACGATTTACGTTACGCCGGATGAGGATTTGGTGATTCGAATGAAAAAGCAATAG
- the coaBC gene encoding bifunctional phosphopantothenoylcysteine decarboxylase/phosphopantothenate--cysteine ligase CoaBC, producing the protein MVHGKNILLCVTGGIAAYKAAALTSQLTQRGANVKVMMSEGACQFITPLTFQALSRNEVYVDTFAEKNPAVIAHIDLADWADLVLVAPATANTIGKLANGIADNMITTTLLATKAPVWIAPAMNVHMYEHPAVQANIETLYRFGYRFIEPSEGYLACGYVGKGRLEEPEKIIENIENYFSSANPFLKGKKVLVTAGPTREKLDPVRFFSNRSTGKMGYAVAEAAARFGAEVTLISGPTELEAPANVKTVRVESAQEMYEAVMERFPQADIVIKSAAVADYRPKHVFDKKIKKQPGDYVIEMERTIDILKTLGEQKTSQILVGFAAETDHVEEYARQKLESKRLDMVVANNVSEEGAGFASDTNIVTIFKRDGSVRSLPLMSKKQVAEEILKEIHQYIEAIR; encoded by the coding sequence ATGGTACATGGAAAAAACATTTTATTATGTGTAACCGGTGGGATTGCCGCTTACAAAGCGGCCGCGTTGACGAGCCAATTAACCCAGCGTGGCGCCAATGTAAAAGTGATGATGAGCGAAGGCGCCTGCCAGTTTATCACTCCGCTCACATTTCAGGCGCTATCACGCAACGAAGTTTATGTTGATACATTTGCGGAAAAAAATCCGGCGGTGATTGCCCATATTGATTTAGCTGATTGGGCTGATCTTGTCCTCGTTGCCCCGGCGACGGCCAACACGATTGGAAAATTGGCCAACGGTATTGCCGACAACATGATTACGACAACGCTTTTAGCGACAAAGGCGCCGGTATGGATCGCGCCGGCCATGAATGTCCACATGTACGAACATCCGGCGGTGCAAGCGAATATCGAAACGCTATACCGTTTCGGCTATCGCTTCATTGAACCGTCAGAAGGATATTTAGCGTGCGGATATGTTGGAAAAGGGAGGCTCGAGGAACCGGAAAAAATCATTGAAAATATCGAGAACTACTTTTCCTCTGCCAATCCGTTTTTAAAAGGAAAAAAAGTGCTTGTGACAGCCGGCCCGACAAGAGAAAAGCTCGATCCTGTCCGCTTTTTTTCCAATCGTTCGACGGGAAAAATGGGCTATGCGGTTGCGGAAGCAGCGGCGCGGTTTGGCGCGGAAGTGACGCTTATTTCCGGACCGACGGAATTGGAGGCTCCGGCGAATGTCAAAACCGTTCGCGTCGAATCAGCGCAAGAGATGTATGAAGCGGTGATGGAACGCTTTCCGCAGGCGGATATCGTTATCAAATCGGCGGCGGTGGCTGACTATCGGCCGAAGCACGTGTTTGATAAAAAAATAAAAAAACAGCCGGGCGACTATGTGATTGAAATGGAAAGAACGATCGACATTTTGAAAACGCTCGGTGAACAAAAAACGTCGCAAATTTTAGTCGGCTTTGCCGCGGAAACGGATCATGTCGAGGAATATGCCCGGCAAAAATTAGAAAGCAAGCGGCTCGATATGGTCGTGGCCAATAACGTTTCAGAAGAAGGAGCGGGGTTTGCCAGCGACACCAATATTGTCACCATTTTTAAACGTGACGGCTCCGTTCGTTCCTTGCCGCTGATGTCCAAAAAACAAGTGGCAGAAGAGATTTTAAAAGAAATTCATCAATATATCGAGGCGATTCGATGA
- the rpoZ gene encoding DNA-directed RNA polymerase subunit omega, with protein MLYPSIDLLMQKVDSKYKLVTVVAKRARQLQDKAELTIKNPVSKKFVGQALEEIAADHIELVEEEK; from the coding sequence ATGTTATATCCTTCCATCGACTTATTAATGCAAAAAGTGGATTCAAAATATAAACTGGTGACCGTTGTCGCGAAACGGGCTCGCCAGCTTCAAGACAAAGCCGAATTAACGATTAAAAATCCGGTGTCGAAAAAATTTGTTGGGCAAGCGTTGGAGGAAATTGCGGCCGATCATATCGAATTAGTAGAAGAAGAAAAATAA
- the remA gene encoding extracellular matrix/biofilm regulator RemA, producing the protein MGIKFINIGYGNMVSAARIITIVSPDSAPIKRIIQDARESGKLVDATHGRRTRAVIIMDSDHVILSSVQPETVANRLYGSDDLSEEG; encoded by the coding sequence GTGGGGATTAAATTTATTAATATCGGTTATGGAAATATGGTATCCGCCGCTCGGATTATTACGATCGTCAGCCCCGATTCGGCACCGATTAAACGTATTATTCAAGATGCAAGAGAAAGCGGAAAGCTGGTCGATGCCACTCATGGAAGGAGAACGCGTGCTGTCATTATTATGGACAGCGATCATGTCATACTATCTTCGGTGCAGCCGGAAACGGTAGCCAATCGTTTATATGGAAGCGACGATTTATCGGAGGAAGGGTAG